From the genome of Bactrocera oleae isolate idBacOlea1 chromosome 2, idBacOlea1, whole genome shotgun sequence, one region includes:
- the LOC106616230 gene encoding acyl-CoA Delta-9 desaturase — translation METQSNIASNGETQQQQQQTQSLTSADTTKERPQRIKREASWPSVLFYIHLNILGLYGIFIMFTNASFLTILFTFTLTFLGILGATAGAHRLWAHQTYTASTSLRIFLMLCQTIAGQGPIYRWVQTHRLHHQKFRQEDDPFHSAHSFMAAQVNAQIMSYTPEQQQLLSQVDMSDIEQDKVVMFQKKYYWVLYFFLHVLLPVNAPLEYWGDSIAAATFVAFSLRYLIVLNVCWLINSAHFIWGLDKNFKPSDSNSVFFITKSYWPQYHYLLPNDYQSGEFGDYGSDFITAMIRVFAALDMATDLRTISSVAVRKGLTTAVETGRPIVECIQEHAIEEMNEMPKNHFLNRDRFM, via the exons ATGGAAACTCAAAGCAATATCGCTAGCAATGGCGaaacccaacaacaacaacaacaaacacagtcATTGACGTCGGCAGACACAACTAAGGAACGTCCACAACGCATTAAACGTGAAGCGAGCTGGCCTTCTGTactattttacatacatttgaaTATACTCGGACTCTATGgaatttttataatgtttacGAACGCCTCATTCCTGACGATTTTATTCA cCTTCACTTTGACCTTTCTGGGAATTTTAGGTGCAACGGCTGGCGCTCATCGCCTTTGGGCGCACCAAACATACACAGCCAGCACGTCACTAAGAATATTCCTGATGCTATGCCAAACCATAGCTGGACAG GGCCCAATCTATAGATGGGTACAAACTCATCGTCTACATCATCAGAAATTCCGCCAAGAAGATGATCCCTTCCACAGCGCACACAGCTTTATGGCCGCACAAGTGAACGCACAAATTATGAGTTACACACCCGAACAACAACAGTTGCTTAGTCAAGTCGATATGTCGGATATTGAACAGGATAAAGTGGTGATGTTTCAAAAAAA GTATTACTGGGTACTCTACTTCTTCCTGCACGTTTTGTTGCCCGTCAATGCACCGCTTGAGTATTGGGGCGATTCAATTGCCGCGGCCACCTTTGTGGCCTTCTCGCTGCGATATCTCATCGTTTTGAATGTTTGTTGGCTTATCAATTCGGCACATTTCATTTGGGGATTGGATAAAAACTTCAAACCCTCCGATTCGAATAGTGTGTTCTTCATAACAAAAAGCTATTGGCCTCAATATCATTATCTGCTGCCCAACGACTATCAGAGCGGTGAGTTCGGTGATTATGGTAGCGACTTTATAACCGCAATGATACGCGTGTTTGCTGCTCTCGACATGGCAACGGATCTGCGTACAATAAGTTCGGTAGCCGTGCGCAAGGGTTTGACTACCGCCGTGGAGACAGGACGTCCGATTGTCGAGTGCATTCAGGAGCACGCAATCGAGGAGATGAACGAAATGCCAAAGAATCATTTCTTGAATCGCGACCGTTTTATGTAG
- the LOC106616258 gene encoding acyl-CoA Delta-9 desaturase isoform X2, with product MCLSTPNAAAANSSTSTNAVTCNGSCVNLNNNNNNNNNIDKLSAAANCGVSENANSVSIRNRFCTNNNNNIQEEDERDVPDEQSKDLADSLGYKEENAVYKEIPQNAAAPKEVHQTKAASAEIEYNPQIRWLDLIAQVFLHTGALYGITLLFQARFYTILWVVALIWSSGIGITAGAHRLWSHKSYNASMPLRILLVFLFTIAGQRDAYTWALDHRIHHKFSETDADPHNAHRGFFFSHVGWLFLTPHPKVVEKRKVIDMSDLQNDRVVMFQHNYYIPLFALFSIALPVCVPWYYWDENLWISFWINFNMRFTSTLNAAFFVNSVAHMWGKKPYDKNISPVESPIVSFLALGEGWHNYHHVFPWDYKTGEFGSYKLNITTAFIDFCTKIGWASGRKSVSPDMIKRRAAKCGDGSRFLTDEFAHKDQVWGYGDRDIPKEDAIELAKMK from the exons ATGTGCCTTTCGACACCCAACGCTGCCGCTGCGAACAGCAGCACTAGTACAAATGCAGTCACCTGCAATGGAAGTTGTGTGAatcttaacaacaacaacaacaacaataataatattgataaaCTAAGCGCAGCAGCAAATTGTGGAGTGAGCGAGAATGCAAACAGTGTCAGTATTAGAAATAGATTttgcacaaacaacaacaacaacatccaaGAAGAAGATGAACGCGACGTACCTGATGAGCAATCCAAAGATTTAGCTGATAGCTTAGGTTATAAGGAAGAAAATGCTGTCTACAAAGAAATTCCACAAAATGCAGCGGCCCCAAAAGAAGTACATCAAACAAAGGCGGCCAGCGCCGAGATCGAATACAATCCACAGATCAGATGGTTAGATTTAATAGCACAAGTCTTTTTACATACCGGTGCCCTCTATGGAATTACTCTGCTATTCCAGGCGAGATTCTACACAATTTTGTGGG TGGTGGCGCTTATCTGGAGTTCTGGCATCGGTATCACCGCTGGAGCGCATCGTCTATGGTCACACAAGTCCTACAACGCTTCCATGCCATTGCGGATCTTGTTGGTGTTTCTATTTACGATCGCCGGTCAG CGTGATGCCTACACTTGGGCGTTAGACCACAGGATACATCACAAGTTCTCGGAAACAGATGCCGATCCGCACAATGCACATCGTGGCTTCTTCTTCTCACATGTAGGTTGGCTCTTCTTGACGCCACATCCCAAAGTGGTTGAAAAACGCAAAGTAATCGACATGTCAGATTTGCAGAATGATAGGGTGGTAATGTTCCAACACAATTACTATATACCGTTATTTGCACTTTTCTCGATTGCCTTGCCCGTGTGTGTGCCTTGGTACTACTGGGATGAGAATTTATGGATTTCATTTTGGATCAACTTTAATATGCGTTTTACTAGCACACTGAATGCGGCGTTCTTCGTCAATAGTGTGGCCCATATGTGGGGCAAAAAGCCGTATGACAA gaaTATCAGCCCTGTTGAAAGCCCTATCGTGTCATTTTTGGCGTTAGGTGAGGGCTGGCACAATTATCATCATGTTTTTCCTTGGGACTACAAAACCGGAGAGTTTGGCAGCTACAAATTAAATATCACAACAGCCTTTATTGATTTCTGTACGAAGATTGGCTGGGCCAGTGGAA GAAAATCCGTTTCGCCAGATATGATTAAACGGCGCGCTGCCAAGTGTGGCGATGGATCACGTTTTCTCACCGATGAATTCGCTCATAAGGATCAAGTTTGGGGTTATGGTGATCGAGATATACCAAAGGAAGATGCCATTGAATTGGCCAAAATGAAATGA
- the LOC106616258 gene encoding acyl-CoA Delta-9 desaturase isoform X1: protein MCLSTPNAAAANSSTSTNAVTCNGSCVNLNNNNNNNNNIDKLSAAANCGVSENANSVSIRNRFCTNNNNNIQEEDERDVPDEQSKDLADSLGYKEENAVYKEIPQNAAAPKEVHQTKAASAEIEYNPQIRWLDLIAQVFLHTGALYGITLLFQARFYTILWVVALIWSSGIGITAGAHRLWSHKSYNASMPLRILLVFLFTIAGQRDAYTWALDHRIHHKFSETDADPHNAHRGFFFSHVGWLFLTPHPKVVEKRKVIDMSDLQNDRVVMFQHNYYIPLFALFSIALPVCVPWYYWDENLWISFWINFNMRFTSTLNAAFFVNSVAHMWGKKPYDNYFLFFRNISPVESPIVSFLALGEGWHNYHHVFPWDYKTGEFGSYKLNITTAFIDFCTKIGWASGRKSVSPDMIKRRAAKCGDGSRFLTDEFAHKDQVWGYGDRDIPKEDAIELAKMK from the exons ATGTGCCTTTCGACACCCAACGCTGCCGCTGCGAACAGCAGCACTAGTACAAATGCAGTCACCTGCAATGGAAGTTGTGTGAatcttaacaacaacaacaacaacaataataatattgataaaCTAAGCGCAGCAGCAAATTGTGGAGTGAGCGAGAATGCAAACAGTGTCAGTATTAGAAATAGATTttgcacaaacaacaacaacaacatccaaGAAGAAGATGAACGCGACGTACCTGATGAGCAATCCAAAGATTTAGCTGATAGCTTAGGTTATAAGGAAGAAAATGCTGTCTACAAAGAAATTCCACAAAATGCAGCGGCCCCAAAAGAAGTACATCAAACAAAGGCGGCCAGCGCCGAGATCGAATACAATCCACAGATCAGATGGTTAGATTTAATAGCACAAGTCTTTTTACATACCGGTGCCCTCTATGGAATTACTCTGCTATTCCAGGCGAGATTCTACACAATTTTGTGGG TGGTGGCGCTTATCTGGAGTTCTGGCATCGGTATCACCGCTGGAGCGCATCGTCTATGGTCACACAAGTCCTACAACGCTTCCATGCCATTGCGGATCTTGTTGGTGTTTCTATTTACGATCGCCGGTCAG CGTGATGCCTACACTTGGGCGTTAGACCACAGGATACATCACAAGTTCTCGGAAACAGATGCCGATCCGCACAATGCACATCGTGGCTTCTTCTTCTCACATGTAGGTTGGCTCTTCTTGACGCCACATCCCAAAGTGGTTGAAAAACGCAAAGTAATCGACATGTCAGATTTGCAGAATGATAGGGTGGTAATGTTCCAACACAATTACTATATACCGTTATTTGCACTTTTCTCGATTGCCTTGCCCGTGTGTGTGCCTTGGTACTACTGGGATGAGAATTTATGGATTTCATTTTGGATCAACTTTAATATGCGTTTTACTAGCACACTGAATGCGGCGTTCTTCGTCAATAGTGTGGCCCATATGTGGGGCAAAAAGCCGTATGACAA ttattttttattttttaggaaTATCAGCCCTGTTGAAAGCCCTATCGTGTCATTTTTGGCGTTAGGTGAGGGCTGGCACAATTATCATCATGTTTTTCCTTGGGACTACAAAACCGGAGAGTTTGGCAGCTACAAATTAAATATCACAACAGCCTTTATTGATTTCTGTACGAAGATTGGCTGGGCCAGTGGAA GAAAATCCGTTTCGCCAGATATGATTAAACGGCGCGCTGCCAAGTGTGGCGATGGATCACGTTTTCTCACCGATGAATTCGCTCATAAGGATCAAGTTTGGGGTTATGGTGATCGAGATATACCAAAGGAAGATGCCATTGAATTGGCCAAAATGAAATGA